The following proteins come from a genomic window of Megalobrama amblycephala isolate DHTTF-2021 linkage group LG1, ASM1881202v1, whole genome shotgun sequence:
- the LOC125247539 gene encoding endonuclease domain-containing 1 protein-like, with the protein MHLFVIISVLLVLGFPFIMTEVVESFSTCSNFFFEDQPPDIKDVLKDSTSQDNNHYKLICQKYDNKYRFATLYDTTKKIPIFSAYKYTGHYNKTAHIPWMMEPQLEPLDGTMSVPGAKQAIDKDYWDQGIADELERGHLFPNGHAADLTNAESTYTLTNTVPQKKSFNGGSWRDMEQNVREFMHSNCRDKNNADKILAYVLTGAVPGNRLLNKRVNIPSHMWTVFCCFNTNTKAWQSKAHWAENKSEKKPNPIITEKTLKQLEDFLWDKYKQSSLFSEDCYNYFTQMKSFSPEDLPRWLLSK; encoded by the exons ATGCATCTGTTTGTTATCATCTCCGTGTTGCTGGTGTTGGGCTTTCCGTTCATCATGACTGAAGTTGTTGAATCATTCAGCACAtgcagcaattttttttttgaagatcaGCCTCCAGATATTAAAGATGTTCTGAAGGATTCAACCTCGCAGGATAATAACCACTACAAACTAATCTGTCAAAAGTATGACAACAAATACAGATTTGCAACTCTCTATGACACAACGAAGAAGATCCCTATTTTCTCAGCTTACAAATATACTGGGCATTATAATAAAACAGCACATATTCCATGGATGATGGAGCCACAG CTTGAGCCTTTAGATGGCACAATGTCTGTACCAGGCGCCAAGCAGGCTATAGACAAAGACTACTGGGACCAGGGAATAGCAGACGAACTGGAACGTGGTCACTTATTTCCAAATGGCCACGCAGCTGATTTAACCAATGCCGAATCTACATACACACTGACCAATACTGTGCCACAGAAGAAAAGCTTTAATGGTGGTAGTTGGAGAGATATGGAGCAAAATGTTAGAGAGTTCATGCATTCTAACTGCCGTGACAAAAATAACGCAGATAAAATCTTGGCGTATGTGCTGACAGGAGCTGTGCCTGGTAACAGACTCTTGAATAAAAGAGTCAACATTCCTTCACACATGTGGACCGTCTTCTGCTGCTTTAATACTAATACTAAAGCATGGCAATCCAAGGCTCACTGGGCTGAAAACAAAAGTGAGAAAAAACCAAACCCAATAATCACTGAAAAAACGCTGAAGCAATTAGAGGATTTTCTGTGGGATAAATATAAACAATCCTCACTCTTCAGTGAAGACTGTTACAATTATTTCACACAAATGAAATCATTCAGTCCTGAAGATTTACCTCGGTGGCTCTTAAGTAAATAA